One genomic region from Trueperaceae bacterium encodes:
- a CDS encoding NUDIX domain-containing protein — MTDPSTEPLDVLDAAGVVTGRVKPRAQVHVDGDWHRAIHIWVVRPGGLVLVQRRSWTKDLEGGKLDVSVGGHVRAGEPFVDSLREAKEELGLTLRPGQVEYLGTVVSVREYPGLPVPLTDREHQDVYVTRDERPLDEYRLQLEEVEAVYEVPVARAVTLFRHGEHVAAAGYDSMRRPSNALLYEADLPSQGRELLAESLERVAAYLNGEGASDIAQRPFGAEP; from the coding sequence GTGACCGACCCGAGCACGGAACCGCTCGACGTCCTCGACGCCGCCGGTGTGGTCACCGGCCGCGTGAAGCCGCGCGCGCAGGTGCACGTCGACGGCGACTGGCACCGCGCCATCCACATCTGGGTGGTGCGGCCCGGCGGCCTAGTGCTGGTGCAGCGCCGGTCCTGGACCAAGGACCTGGAAGGTGGCAAGCTCGACGTCAGCGTGGGCGGGCACGTGCGCGCCGGCGAGCCGTTCGTCGACTCGTTGAGGGAGGCGAAGGAGGAGCTCGGCCTGACGCTGCGGCCCGGCCAGGTGGAGTACCTCGGCACGGTCGTAAGCGTGCGCGAGTACCCGGGCCTGCCGGTCCCGCTGACCGACCGCGAGCATCAGGACGTCTATGTCACCCGCGACGAGCGCCCGCTGGACGAGTACCGCCTGCAGCTCGAGGAGGTCGAAGCGGTCTACGAGGTGCCCGTGGCGCGCGCCGTGACCCTCTTCCGCCACGGCGAGCACGTCGCGGCCGCCGGCTACGACTCCATGCGCAGGCCAAGTAACGCCCTCCTGTACGAGGCCGACCTGCCCAGCCAGGGCCGTGAGCTCCTGGCCGAGTCGCTCGAGCGCGTGGCGGCGTACCTGAACGGCGAAGGGGCGTCGGACATAGCCCAACGCCCCTTCGGGGCCGAACCTTAG
- a CDS encoding YibE/F family protein has translation MRDSQTCPSVPTAPRRLRPARLLLASAWLLLSLLAAVASAQTPNPEFGYLEGRIVELQYTDPAAPTAGGAAVVRLGSGERVNAEVPASVEVAGSAITPYRVGDQVELYYSQGPGGQRTVVVVDWIRRPALFVLVALFLFTSVAVARFKGLRAFVATSASLAIVIAFIVPRILDGWSPILVSLVGAGSILLLSIYFVHGLNWSTTAAIAGTFGAVVVTMVLGVAFMHFARLTGFGTEEAMMISFGASQVSMRGLLLAGLLVGALGALTDTTIVQASVVRELAHVDPELPWLSLYSSGMRVGYDHIGSLVNTLVLAYAGSALPLLVLLTMGDFTLARAVNIELVATEVVHTLVGSIGLVLSVPITTAIAALMFAGGKMALRPGELHAGHKH, from the coding sequence GTGCGTGACAGCCAAACATGCCCGAGCGTGCCGACCGCGCCGCGCCGCCTGCGGCCGGCCCGTCTGCTGCTTGCCTCTGCCTGGCTACTGCTGAGCCTGCTCGCCGCCGTGGCGAGCGCCCAGACGCCCAACCCGGAGTTCGGCTACCTCGAAGGGCGCATAGTCGAGCTGCAGTACACCGACCCGGCCGCGCCGACCGCAGGCGGGGCCGCCGTGGTGAGGCTCGGCAGCGGCGAACGCGTGAACGCGGAGGTGCCGGCTTCGGTCGAGGTCGCGGGTTCGGCCATCACCCCTTACCGCGTGGGCGACCAGGTCGAGCTCTACTACTCGCAGGGACCGGGCGGGCAGCGGACCGTCGTGGTGGTCGACTGGATAAGGCGGCCGGCCCTCTTCGTGCTGGTCGCGCTGTTCCTCTTCACGAGCGTGGCCGTGGCGCGCTTCAAGGGCCTACGCGCGTTCGTGGCCACCAGTGCGAGCCTGGCCATCGTGATCGCGTTCATCGTGCCCCGCATCCTCGACGGTTGGAGCCCCATACTCGTCAGCCTCGTGGGGGCCGGCAGCATCCTCCTCCTCTCCATCTACTTCGTGCACGGCCTCAACTGGTCCACGACCGCCGCGATCGCCGGCACCTTCGGCGCCGTGGTGGTGACGATGGTCCTCGGCGTCGCCTTCATGCACTTCGCTCGGCTGACCGGCTTCGGCACCGAGGAGGCCATGATGATCTCCTTCGGCGCCAGCCAAGTGAGCATGCGCGGCCTGCTGCTGGCCGGCCTGCTCGTCGGAGCGCTCGGCGCGCTGACCGACACGACGATCGTGCAGGCGAGCGTGGTGCGCGAGCTGGCGCACGTCGACCCCGAACTGCCGTGGCTCAGCCTCTACAGCTCGGGCATGCGCGTTGGCTACGACCACATCGGCTCCCTGGTGAACACCCTCGTGCTCGCCTACGCCGGCTCCGCCCTACCCCTCCTGGTGCTGCTCACGATGGGCGACTTCACGCTGGCCCGCGCCGTCAACATCGAGCTGGTGGCCACCGAGGTCGTTCACACCCTCGTCGGCTCCATCGGGCTCGTCCTGTCCGTCCCGATCACCACGGCGATCGCGGCCCTGATGTTCGCGGGCGGCAAGATGGCGCTGCGCCCAGGCGAGCTTCATGCGGGCCACAAGCATTGA